The sequence NNNNNNNNNNNNNNNNNNNNNNNNNNNNNNNNNNNNNNNNNNNNNNNNNNNNNNNNNNNNNNNNNNNNNNNNNNNNNNNNNNNNNNNNNNNNNNNNNNNNNNNNNNNNNNNNNNNNNNNNNNNNNNNNNNNNNNNNNNNNNNNNNNNNNNNNNNNNNNNNNNNNNNNNNNNNNNNNNNNNNNNNNNNNNNNNNNNNNNNNNNNNNNNNNNNNNNNNNNNNNNNNNNNNNNNNNNNNNNNNNNNNNNNNNNNNNNNNNNNNNNNNNNNNNNNNNNNNNNNNNNNNNNNNNNNNNNNNNNNNNNNNNNNNNNNNNNNNNNNNNNNNNNNNNNNNNNNNNNNNNNNNNNNNNNNNNNNNNNNNNNNNNNNNNNNNNNNNNNNNNNNNNNNNNNNNNNNNNNNNNNNNNNNNNNNNNNNNNNNNNNNNNNNNNNNNNNNNNNNNNNNNNNNNNNNNNNNNNNNNNNNNNNNNNNNNNNNNNNNNNNNNNNNNNNNNNNNNNNNNNNNNNNNNNNNNNNNNNNNNNNNNNNNNNNNNNNNNNNNNNNNNNNNNNNNNNNNNNNNNNNNNNNNNNNNNNNNNNNNNNNNNNNNNNNNNNNNNNNNNNNNNNNNNNNNNNNNNNNNNNNNNNNNNNNNNNNNNNNNNNNNNNNNNNNNNNNNNNNNNNNNNNNNNNNNNNNNNNNNNNNNNNNNNNNNNNNNNNNNNNNNNNNNNNNNNNNNNNNNNNNNNNNNNNNNNNNNNNNNNNNNNNNNNNNNNNNNNNNNNNNNNNNNNNNNNNNNNNNNNNNNNNNNNNNNNNNNNNNNNNNNNNNNNNNNNNNNNNNNNNNNNNNNNNNNNNNNNNNNNNNNNNNNNNNNNNNNNNNNNNNNNNNNNNNNNNNNNNNNNNNNNNNNNNNNNNNNNNNNNNNNNNNNNNNNNNNNNNNNNNNNNNNNNNNNNNNNNNNNNNNNNNNNNNNNNNNNNNNNNNNNNNNNNNNNNNNNNNNNNNNNNNNNNNNNNNNNNNNNNNNNNNNNNNNNNNNNNNNNNNNNNNNNNNNNNNNNNNNNNNNNNNNNNNNNNNNNNNNNNNNNNNNNNNNNNNNNNNNNNNNNNNNNNNNNNNNNNNNNNNNNNNNNNNNNNNNNNNNNNNNNNNNNNNNNNNNNNNNNNNNNNNNNNNNNNNNNNNNNNNNNNNNNNNNNNNNNNNNNNNNNNNNNNNNNNNNNNNNNNNNNNNNNNNNNNNttttttttttttttttcttctttacgcTTGCCACACAAAAACGCTTCTGACAGTTTCCCAACTTTATCGCACCAAACGGATTAGAGTGTGAGACGCACGGCGTGGGACTGCTCCGTCTGGACGAGGAATTAACACAAACATTCCAAGCGAGTCCGCTCATCTGCTTCGAGTTACAGCAACGTCCAcgagttaaagggatagttcagactGTTTAAAGTGGGACTCTGTGAAAAGTtctgagcaattaatatctaaCCCGTCGTAGATAGGTCTTTGGTGGACCTCAGTTCGGAGTAACAGAGCTTAGTTCTGAACGAGCTGATGAGCTCATGGTTCTAGCGCTCGGACTACAGCTGTTAGCTCAACAATCTgggctgtctacaacaggtaggatgtTGATTGTTcccaacctttccacagaagaagaaacaatttaaactatgattttttaagtgtttctttttgtctgaattaGCTCAAACTCATACAAGAAACCCATGTAtgctttacttaaaaaaaataagattaaaaataaacattaatgaaGAAAATACTGTCATAATTAGGATTACACGATCAATATGGTTCTGTTAGTTTCATCTTTCAGAAGCCGTACATGTAGTACGGCTTTCTGTCCAGCAAGATGTGCTGCAGTCCAGAGTATTCTCCTTCAGTGAAAGTCGGACAGCTTCTCCTCAGCAACACGGAAAAACTAAGTCAAGTCAGGAGGATGCGTGCTTCTTCAGGAGCTGGTTTTAGCCGACAGGACGTTGTTTTCAAAGTGTCCCTTGTTGGTGATGTTCCCTGCTGGGAAATACCTGGCCACCACAAAGGACGAGCCGTCTGAGGCAGAGGCCTTCCCGACACCCAGCTTTTTGCTGCTCTTCCACACCATGGCCGTGAAGTGACCTGTGCACGAAAGACgtcagaagtaaaaaaagaaggaatgaaaaagagaaaaacacaggaGAGGACGAGAGGGAAACGTGCCATTTCAACATGCCTGCAGATGAGTGCTCAGGCTCTTGAGTTCGtctaaacatttacaaaaaggaGGAATTTTTATTCTAAACTTCTCTTAATGCCTGCTCAGTTCAGTTTCGTCTTTATTGCCCACCTGCAAAAAGTGAAGtcgaataaaaatgtttttacccgcatgtgtgttcatttgtctgtacatttagcaaaatatctcataaaccaccggatgaattttaatgacgctttcaggaaataatcattggatgcacctATACAAGTGATTAAGATTTGGAGACAATTTGAtgcaagatggtcgccacagccaactgacctcagaaaacacaaaagtagctacagttctgtcaaGTTTGCAGACACAGTGCTAAGATGTTGTGCCgttgtagctgagagccattcgcaacacatactccaagtgctactcgtTGTGTGACATCTTTACCTAAAACGTTAGCCATTACCTGTTGGAGCCATCCcccttttgtctgttagcaaaatatatcataaaccactggacggataTTATTGCCACTTTCAGAAAGTCGTTACAGAtcttacatctacaactgattaggttttggagtctAATTCAAGATAGTGACCGCAGATAATCGaccgtagcaaacacaaaaagagctaATACTCAATCAGTTtaacagatgctgagctaaagttttgtgtggtagaagctgggagtcattcacaacacattcccCGAGCATGACCATCTTGTGATATCACACGAGGTCCTGCATGacatattttcaaaacagaCACCGGTCTGTCATTATGCCTTTAATTAGCCATCAGGAAATGAATCAGTCACCATCTGCTTCCTGTGTAATTAAAGTCACATCAATTCACAGAATCTGGTGGCTGAGGTTTACAGGAAACCATCAGGGGTTACCCAGAGCAGACTGGACCAGGTACACGGG is a genomic window of Kryptolebias marmoratus isolate JLee-2015 linkage group LG16, ASM164957v2, whole genome shotgun sequence containing:
- the glipr2l gene encoding GLI pathogenesis-related 2, like isoform X2, yielding MGKSASKQFEEELLQSHNEYRRKHQTPPLKLSRKLSREAARSLHGHGVEEQQKAGCREGLCLRRLVLCGGQVFPSREHHQQGTL